The following are encoded together in the Strongyloides ratti genome assembly S_ratti_ED321, chromosome : 2 genome:
- a CDS encoding Ras-related protein Rab-2B, with translation MSYSYLFKYIIIGDTGVGKSCLLLQFTDKRFQPVHDLTIGVEFGARMITIDGKQIKLQIWDTAGQESFRSITRSYYRGAAGALLVYDITRRDTFNHLTSWLEDARQHSNSNMVIMLIGNKSDLEARREVKKEEGEAFAREHGLIFMETSAKTAVSVEDSFIDTAKEIYRKIQEGIFDINNEANGIKLGPQHSPSSPNAPNSGGSGSSGSNCC, from the coding sequence ATGTCTTATTcctatctttttaaatatattattattggtGACACAGGAGTAGGGAAATCATGTTTACTTCTTCAATTTACTGATAAGCGTTTTCAACCAGTTCATGATTTAACTATTGGTGTTGAATTTGGTGCACGTATGATAACTATTGATGGAAAGCAAATAAAACTTCAAATATGGGATACAGCAGGTCAAGAATCTTTCCGTTCTATAACAAGATCTTATTACCGTGGAGCTGCAGGTGCTCTTCTTGTTTATGATATCACAAGAAGAGATACATTTAATCATCTAACTTCATGGCTCGAAGATGCTCGTCAACATTCAAATTCAAATATGGTTATTATGCTTATTGGAAATAAAAGTGATCTTGAAGCACGTAGAGAagttaaaaaagaagaaggTGAAGCTTTTGCACGTGAACATGGTTTGATTTTTATGGAAACATCTGCAAAAACTGCTGTAAGTGTAGAGGATTCTTTTATTGATACTGCTAAAGAAATATATCGTAAGATACAAGAAGGTATctttgatattaataatgagGCAAATGGTATTAAACTAGGACCTCAACATTCACCATCATCACCAAATGCTCCAAACAGTGGAGGAAGTGGATCTTCTGGATCAAATTGTTGctaa
- a CDS encoding Zinc finger RNA-binding protein, translating to MNRFPNRKTANYHSNNPTMSSQHFSNNYSDNQLNSQNCMGGNNYNPIVYQQTSIYPPYGFNGCNPEFNGGFYHNPINTIPNLVSDSKTKYLSTIIHPNNGKGKSIINSQRNSYATTSNRKSKFFQMNINKSKGAQFHCDLCKVPCSDQKALDDHIKGKNHRRREALVKQNNDESVKQGSAYKCEVCEVLCSSKDALISHVKGKAHEKQIANLKRLKLPIPQVNYNPVSSTKEPCYDPGTNEEKIEDLEESGGKQVVGEEYIEIINCNITGKFIEYSCKLCECRFSDVNAKNIHLSVIKKGEKRNCGKKVKTKGVKKNKLEKQRSTFLFNDILNHDTSYAMTFSLPIFYSLTHEDEKIYEKCEQLSLSSDKLASINEVYKIVEEAIKNLFSIEVKHSPDNVLKIKCIEKVGILPCGIAINIDKQFDLNLVLNDYPTCENFKYIVSNLSDELEKISQSKWKIEPKIDDSSIIISQLDTDFFICLCITSPACRDSNISNLHTSEVLSYDSTNNILRKVRHFNWFEYYYGSNKEVKSTIQILRQIAYKIPSWKVFSEDVYLMLLLFHTSISSLKERLYPSGLLRRFLEMLASGLIIPQSFVIIDPCERDERNVLQNLSQQNREDITNCAQHALRMMSFNKLSDIIFLGKKTEVGSSFPEKTLGEKDTNCLISPSLCENNGVSKDEICDNMDVSRKRKIDGIIVFPEAKNLKKEL from the exons ATGAATCGTTTTCCAAACCGAAAAACTGCAAATTATCATTCTAATAATCCTACAATGTCATCTCaacatttttcaaataattatt cTGATAATCAACTAAATAGTCAAAATTGTATGGGTGGCAATAATTACAATCCTATCGTTTATCAACAAACTAGTATTTATCCCCCATATGGTTTCAATGGTTGTAATCCTGAATTTAATGGTGGTTTTTACCATAATCCAATAAACACAATTCCTAATCTTGTATCTGATTCAAAAACAAAGTATCTTTCTACTATCATTCATCCTAACAATGGAAAAGGAAAATCTATTATAAATTCACAACGAAATTCATATGCTACTACTAGTAATAGGAAATCTAAGTTTTTTCAGATGaacattaataaatcaaaagGTGCACAATTTCATTGTGATCTCTGTAAAGTACCATGTTCAGATCAAAAGGCATTGGATGATCATATCAAAGGTAAAAATCACAGAAGGCGTGAAGCATTAGTAAAGCAAAATAATGATGAATCAGTTAAGCAGGGTAGTGCATATAAATGTGAAGTTTGTGAGGTTTTATGTAGTAGTAAGGATGCTTTAATTAGCCATGTTAAAGGAAAAGCTCATGAAAAACAGATAGCAAATTTAAAAAGGCTAAAATTGCCAATACCTCAAGTAAATTACAATCCCGTGTCTTCGACTAAAGAACCATGTTATGATCCAGGAACAAATGAAGAAAAGATTGAAGATTTAGAAGAAAGTGGAGGTAAACAGGTAGTTGGTGAAGAATACattgaaataataaactGCAACATAACTGGGaaatttattgaatataGTTGTAAATTGTGTGAGTGTCGATTTAGTGATGTTAAcgcaaaaaatattcatcttTCTG TGATTAAAAAAGgtgaaaaaagaaattgtggtaaaaaagtaaaaactAAGGgcgtaaaaaaaaataaacttgaAAAACAACGTtctacatttttatttaacgatattttaaatcatgATACATCTTATGCTATGACATTTAGTTTGCCTATCTTTTATTCTTTAACACATgaagatgaaaaaatttatgaaaaatgtGAACAATTATCTTTATCTAGTGATAAACTAGCTAGTATTAATGAAGTGTACAAAATAGTAGAAGAagctataaaaaatttattttctattgaAGTGAAGCATTCTCCTGacaatgttttaaaaatcaaatgcATTGAAAAAGTTGGTATTCTTCCTTGTGGTATTGcaataaatattgataaacaatttgatttaaatcttgttttaaatgattatcCTACATGtgaaaactttaaatatattgttagTAATTTATCAGatgaattagaaaaaatatctCAAAGTAAATGGAAAATTGAACCAAAAATTGATGATTCATCTATAATAATAAGTCAGTTAGATACAGattttttcatttgtttATGTATTACTTCTCCTGCTTGTCGTGATtcaaatatatcaaatttacATACCTCTGAAGTGCTTTCATATGATTCTACAAATAACATCTTAAGAAAAGTAAGACATTTTAATTGGTTTGAGTATTACTACGGTTCAAATAAAGAGGTTAAATCTACAATTCAAATACTACGCCAAATAGCTTATAAGATACCATCATGGAAAGTATTTAGTGAAGATGTATATCTCATGcttcttttatttcataCATCAATATCATCATTAAAAGAAAGATTATATCCTTCAGGTCTACTTAGAAGATTTCTTGAAATGCTTGCATCAGGTTTAATTATTCCTCAGTCGTTTGTTATAATTGATCCATGTGAACGTGACGAGAGAAATGTTTTACAAAATCTTAGTCAACAAAATAGAGAAGATATTACAAATTGTGCTCAACATGCTTTAAGAATGATGTCTTTTAACAAGTTATcagatataatttttttgggAAAAAAAACTGAAGTTGGAAGTAGTTTTCCTGAAAAAACACTTGGTGAAAAAGACACTAATTGTTTAATTTCTCCTAGTCTTTGTGAAAATAATGGTGTTTCAAAAGATGAAATTTGTGACAATATGGATGTCTCCCGTAAAAGAAAGATTGATGGAATTATAGTCTTTCCAG aagctaaaaatttaaaaaaagaattgtaA
- a CDS encoding Mitochondrial pyruvate carrier 2 gives MASRIYRSICHLGDKIIYPILPAFAKPIWNNKELGPKSVFFWAPTIKWCLVIASLGDLRRPAEKLSLSQNTALFATGGIWTSIRQFLSYVYGCYSIS, from the exons ATGGCTTCCCGTATATATCGATCAATCTGTCATTTAGGTGATAAGATTATTTATCCTATATTACCTGCTTTTGCAAAACCAATTTGGAACAATAAAGAACTTGGACCAAaaagtgtttttttttggGCTCCAACTATAAAG tgGTGTTTGGTTATTGCATCTTTGGGAGACTTACGTAGACCAGCTGAAAAACTTTCATTATCACAG aaTACGGCTTTGTTTGCTACTGGAGGAATTTGGACAAG CATCCGTCAATTTCTTAGTTATGTGTACGGCTGCTATTCAATTAGCTAG
- a CDS encoding Cathepsin Z: MKGLFLLVVTVFSLVIFGQSRNWFEEKNVVLQQPNQLNHGFDFVLKLDDTPQHIGFEFMDMIPEPNFSNEEILKQKKNKSQKKVDKASLQITKNLYEESAEYESGDTNAEIKEFLSNTDGLYTLHDNYETREYARNHRGPCYRKNMEKAGEKTKPRSWEIEGFEKQIPKTFDWRNVNGTNYCSPNRNQHIPVYCGSCWVFGTTGALNDRFNIARKNRWPMTMLSPQEIINCNGKGSCQGGEVFDVLEHAKNKGLVEEGCSNYKAVNDKCDPYNRCGTCWPDKCEPVTNYTKYFIGDYGRVSGRLNMMSEILSKGPIACSMSCTPKFDFGYKNGIYAERVNTTEPNHIVSVSGWGIDEETNVEYWIVRNSWGEAWGERGWFRIVTSQYTNGTVTGNDLNLGIEKDCYYADPIITNLD, encoded by the exons ATGAAAGGTCTTTTTCTATTAGTTGTTACTGTCTTCTCACTTGTCATTTTTGGACAATCAAGAAATTGGTTTGAAGAAAAGAATGTAGTTTTACAACAACCAAATCAATTAAATCATGGTTTTGATTTTGTATTAAAGTTAGATGACACTCCTCAACATATAGGATTCGAATTTATGGATATGATACCAGAACcaaatttttctaatgaagaaatattaaaacaaaaaaaaaataaaagtcaAAAGAAAGTTGATAAAGCATCATtacaaataacaaaaaatctTTATGAAGAAAGTGCTGAATACGAAAGTGGAGATACTAATGCTGAAATTAAg gaATTTTTGAGTAATACTGATGGTCTTTATACTCTTCATGATAATTATGAGACACGTGAATATGCTCGAAATCATCGTGGACCATGTTATCGTAAAAATATGGAAAAAGCAGGTGAAAAAACTAAACCAAGATCATGGGAAATTGAAGGATTTGAAAAACAAATACCAAAGACTTTTGATTGGCGTAATGTAAATGGAACAAATTATTGCTCACCAAATCGTAATCAACATATACCAG tttatTGTGGAAGTTGCTGg gTCTTTGGAACAACTGGTGCATTAAATGATAGATTTAATATTGCAAGAAAAAATAGATGGCCAATGACTATGTTATCACCAcaagaaattattaattgtaatGGAAAAGGAAGTTGTCAAGGTGGTGAAGTTTTTGATGTTTTAGAGCATGCTAAAAATAAAGGTTTAGTTGAAGAg gGTTGCTCAAATTACAAAGCTGTTAATGATAAATGTGATCCATATAATCGTTGTGGTACCTGTTGGCCAGACAAATGTGAACCTGTTActaattatacaaaatattttattggtGATTATGGAAGAGTTAGTGGAAGATTAAATATGATGTcagaaattttatcaaaaggACCAATTGCATGTAGCATGTCATGTACACCAAAATTCGATTTTGGATATAAAAATGGAATTTATGCAGAAAGAGTCAATACAACTGAACCAAATCATATTGTTTCTGTCTCAGGATGGGGTATAGATGAAGAAACAAATGTTGAATATTGGATTGTAAGAAATAGTTGGG GTGAAGCTTGGGGAGAACGTGGATGGTTTAGAATTGTCACTTCACAATACACAAATGGAACTGTAACAGGAAATGATTTAAATTTGGGAATTGAAAAAGATTGTTATTATGCTGATCCTATAATAACTAAtcttgattaa